A window from Rhodothermales bacterium encodes these proteins:
- a CDS encoding NifU family protein, translating into MMPDPIEDRDANPAADAALRQQIEEALDMIRPYLMADGGSVRLLNITADHVVELELLGACGTCPMSTMTLRAGIEQALKRTIPQISRVEAISASAAA; encoded by the coding sequence ATGATGCCAGACCCTATTGAGGACCGCGACGCCAACCCCGCCGCGGACGCCGCCCTCCGACAGCAGATCGAGGAAGCGCTCGACATGATCCGGCCCTACTTGATGGCGGACGGCGGTTCTGTGCGTCTGTTGAACATCACGGCAGACCACGTCGTCGAGCTGGAATTGCTCGGCGCCTGCGGGACCTGCCCCATGAGCACCATGACGCTCCGCGCCGGCATCGAGCAGGCGCTCAAGCGCACCATTCCGCAAATCTCCCGCGTCGAGGCCATCAGCGCCTCAGCCGCCGCCTGA
- a CDS encoding glycerophosphodiester phosphodiesterase translates to MADTTTPFPLPAFDLQGHRGARGLLPENTIPAFLKALDIGVTTLEMDVVISKDLQVVVSHDPWFSSEICTRPDGQPVPPDQREAYKLFEMTYKEIARYDCGSRGNPRFPGQEPMRVVKPLLKDVIAAAEAYVQAHNLPAIFYNIETKSTPRTDRIYHPEPALFTELLYDVLSEAGITQRATIQSFDVRTLRVARRLDPHLRVALLVSADEDRGFRGNIDALGFAPDIYSPQFTLVDEALVAEAHARQIAVIPWTINALEDMQRLKALGIDGLITDFPDIGIALLNEDGSSM, encoded by the coding sequence ATGGCCGATACGACTACCCCCTTTCCCCTTCCGGCATTCGATCTACAGGGACATCGCGGCGCGCGGGGCCTGCTACCGGAAAACACTATTCCCGCCTTTTTGAAAGCGCTGGACATCGGTGTTACCACGCTCGAGATGGATGTGGTGATCTCGAAAGACCTGCAGGTCGTGGTTTCGCACGATCCCTGGTTCTCGTCGGAGATCTGCACGCGACCGGACGGACAGCCTGTGCCGCCGGATCAGCGCGAGGCGTACAAATTGTTTGAGATGACCTATAAGGAGATCGCCCGGTACGATTGCGGGAGCAGGGGGAATCCGCGCTTCCCCGGGCAGGAACCCATGCGGGTTGTTAAGCCATTACTAAAAGATGTCATCGCGGCCGCGGAGGCTTACGTACAGGCGCATAACCTCCCAGCGATTTTTTACAACATCGAGACCAAGTCCACGCCCCGGACCGACCGCATCTACCACCCGGAGCCGGCGCTCTTCACCGAACTGCTCTACGACGTACTCTCGGAAGCCGGCATCACCCAGCGCGCCACCATCCAGTCGTTCGACGTGCGCACGCTCCGCGTGGCGCGCCGGCTCGACCCGCACCTGCGCGTCGCCCTCCTCGTCAGCGCCGACGAGGACCGGGGCTTTCGCGGCAACATCGACGCGCTCGGCTTTGCGCCCGACATCTACAGCCCGCAGTTCACGCTGGTCGACGAAGCGCTCGTCGCCGAGGCCCACGCCCGGCAGATCGCCGTCATCCCCTGGACCATCAACGCCCTCGAGGACATGCAGCGCCTCAAGGCGCTCGGCATCGACGGACTCATTACCGACTTTCCGGATATCGGCATCGCGCTCCTGAACGAAGACGGCTCGTCCATGTGA
- a CDS encoding PAS domain S-box protein, whose protein sequence is MERSRPQFQFAHLFNAERGLAGGDGGPQSVVAEESLDAPAGQPHHGLEHVFLYLSDAVVVVDVTGRILQWNPSAERLFGWTPAEAVGRMIDDVLPTWYPFDDDATPLGKVLTDGAWSGEVVQRDRAGGLLKTMASITLLRGGAGGWAFAVLSFRSIREIRELDQAGPGIPVSSPWRKLVENHPEPIAILQYGNIVHVNPACATLLGTVDPATLHDRSIYDFFFPEHAADVRRAMGMVEAGRTIPTIEHRLRREDGEERIVRSRCVPLLIDGRSVVQAVLHDITEQKLAENALARSEQRFQAVFDRAGIGIAIATPDTRLITTNPAFQHMLQYSAAELTRFTCRDLTYSEDLTIYNHFVQQVHDGEMDRFHMEKRLQRKDGAYAWGSVVATALRKENDELEYFIFLVEDISKRKKTEEELIAARSKAEEMTLLKSSFLTNMSHEIRTPLTGIIGFASILAEEVSEEHRELIELIEQSGHRLLQTLNSILDLSMLESGTLKVKPQEVNIVDEVEALVSQLAMQVEEKGLFLTFASDYQDIRAVVDRTSLDRIINNLVSNAIKFTREGGIHVTMQPRGKEVEIRVEDTGIGIETGFLPYVFDAFRQESTGMARSFEGNGLGLTITKRLVAFMGGAIQVESNPGHGSVFTVLLPMERVADAPIDVSDAAMRYRGSGISRSRPRVLVLEDNRDARVLLQKFLSEKYEVALTSREDQALDAARRQQFDIVLMDINLGGNRTGVDALRALRHLSQYEQVPVVALTAYAIAGDRERFLSQGFDGYLGKPLTKKELYQVISQVLEPSSRS, encoded by the coding sequence ATGGAACGATCACGTCCGCAATTCCAGTTTGCGCATCTCTTCAATGCAGAACGAGGCCTCGCCGGCGGTGACGGCGGCCCACAGTCCGTAGTCGCCGAGGAATCGCTGGACGCGCCTGCCGGTCAGCCCCATCACGGACTCGAGCACGTCTTCCTCTACCTGAGCGACGCCGTGGTCGTGGTGGATGTTACGGGGCGGATCCTGCAGTGGAATCCGTCCGCCGAGCGCCTGTTCGGGTGGACGCCGGCCGAGGCGGTCGGTCGCATGATCGACGACGTCCTCCCCACGTGGTACCCGTTTGACGACGACGCGACGCCGTTGGGGAAGGTGCTGACGGACGGCGCATGGTCCGGCGAGGTCGTGCAGCGCGATCGGGCCGGCGGCCTGCTCAAGACGATGGCCTCGATCACCCTGCTGCGGGGCGGCGCCGGCGGGTGGGCGTTCGCGGTGCTCAGCTTCCGGTCGATCCGCGAGATCCGCGAACTGGATCAGGCCGGCCCGGGCATCCCCGTGAGCAGCCCCTGGCGGAAGCTCGTCGAGAACCATCCCGAGCCGATCGCCATCCTGCAATACGGCAACATCGTGCACGTCAACCCGGCGTGCGCCACGCTGCTCGGGACGGTCGACCCTGCGACCCTGCACGACCGCTCGATCTACGATTTCTTTTTCCCGGAGCATGCCGCCGACGTGCGGCGCGCGATGGGGATGGTCGAGGCCGGCCGAACGATCCCGACCATCGAGCACCGGCTGCGGCGCGAGGACGGCGAGGAGCGTATCGTGCGTTCCCGCTGCGTTCCGCTGCTGATCGACGGCCGGTCCGTCGTCCAGGCCGTGTTGCACGACATCACGGAGCAGAAGCTGGCCGAGAACGCCCTGGCCCGCAGCGAACAGCGCTTTCAGGCGGTTTTCGACCGCGCCGGCATCGGGATCGCGATCGCCACGCCGGATACCCGGCTCATCACCACCAATCCGGCCTTCCAGCACATGCTCCAGTACTCGGCCGCGGAACTCACCCGGTTCACGTGCCGCGACCTGACGTACAGCGAGGATCTGACCATCTACAATCACTTCGTGCAGCAGGTGCACGACGGCGAGATGGACCGCTTCCATATGGAGAAGCGGCTGCAGCGGAAGGACGGGGCCTATGCCTGGGGCAGCGTCGTCGCCACGGCCCTGCGCAAGGAAAACGACGAACTCGAATATTTCATTTTTCTGGTAGAGGACATCTCCAAACGCAAAAAGACGGAAGAGGAGCTGATCGCGGCGCGGAGCAAGGCGGAGGAGATGACCCTGCTCAAATCGTCGTTCCTGACGAACATGAGCCACGAGATCCGCACGCCGTTGACCGGGATCATCGGCTTTGCGTCGATCCTGGCCGAGGAGGTGTCGGAAGAACACCGGGAGCTGATCGAACTCATCGAACAGAGCGGGCATAGGTTGCTGCAGACCCTGAACTCCATCCTCGACCTCTCGATGCTCGAGTCGGGCACGCTCAAGGTGAAGCCGCAGGAGGTCAATATCGTCGACGAGGTGGAGGCGCTGGTGTCGCAGCTGGCGATGCAGGTCGAGGAAAAAGGGCTTTTTCTCACCTTCGCCTCCGATTACCAGGACATCCGCGCCGTGGTCGATCGCACGAGTCTCGACCGGATCATCAACAACCTGGTCAGCAACGCCATCAAGTTTACGCGGGAGGGGGGCATCCATGTGACGATGCAACCCCGCGGCAAGGAGGTCGAGATTCGCGTCGAGGACACCGGTATCGGGATCGAGACCGGTTTCCTGCCTTACGTCTTCGACGCCTTTCGGCAGGAGAGCACCGGCATGGCGCGCTCGTTCGAGGGGAACGGGCTGGGCTTGACGATCACGAAACGCCTCGTGGCCTTCATGGGGGGAGCCATCCAGGTGGAGAGCAACCCCGGCCACGGCAGTGTCTTCACGGTGTTGCTGCCCATGGAACGGGTGGCGGATGCGCCGATCGACGTGTCGGACGCCGCCATGCGGTACCGGGGCAGCGGCATCAGCCGGAGCCGGCCGCGCGTGCTCGTGCTCGAGGACAACCGCGACGCGCGGGTGCTGCTGCAGAAATTTCTCTCCGAGAAATACGAGGTGGCCCTCACCTCGCGCGAGGACCAGGCGCTCGATGCCGCCCGGCGTCAGCAGTTCGACATCGTGCTCATGGACATCAACCTGGGCGGGAATCGCACCGGGGTGGATGCCCTCCGCGCGCTGCGTCACCTCTCGCAATACGAGCAGGTGCCCGTCGTGGCGCTAACCGCCTATGCCATCGCGGGGGACCGCGAACGCTTCCTGTCGCAGGGATTCGATGGGTACCTGGGCAAGCCCCTCACGAAAAAGGAACTCTATCAGGTGATATCGCAGGTACTCGAACCCTCCAGTCGTTCGTAG
- a CDS encoding response regulator: MRVLLVEDDQITQRFLVRIVESRGHTVDSFSDAEKAWEAYQKGFYPLLLLDWMLPGMSGLDLCRNVRNSPQGPFSIVLVVTAMNEPEHLEAVLEAGADDYIAKPIAQKLMNVRLAVAERRVHNILAHKEAEEQRRLLATAVRSSGEGMFITTADLDDDSTHIVYANESMAAMAGYATDELMNQPLDIFEGPETNRDVLTEMRSHLVRGDAFSAEIVLYKKDRSRFLVRWQISPVRDDTGRITHYVSVQRDITETRRLERELVEISEREQRRIGRDLHDGLGQQLTGLAFMARSLERKLQELDEDAARAAMTIAELVNDTKSQARILARGLVTVDLSGTGIVRALEDLAANTEQMASIHCTADCHLDTPLWDETVATHLYRICQEAVNNAIKHSGATHVNIELNQDGDQLLLAVRDNGAGITTADRAREGMGLRIMAFRAQMINAMLNIRNREQGGTLVLCSLVYPGVLAHTEEPVTS, encoded by the coding sequence ATGCGCGTCCTACTCGTCGAAGACGACCAGATCACCCAGCGATTCCTCGTGCGCATCGTCGAGTCGCGCGGGCATACGGTGGACTCCTTCTCGGACGCGGAGAAGGCCTGGGAGGCCTATCAGAAAGGTTTTTATCCCCTGTTGCTGCTGGACTGGATGTTGCCCGGGATGAGCGGCCTGGATCTCTGCCGCAACGTGCGCAACTCCCCGCAGGGGCCCTTCAGCATCGTGCTGGTCGTGACGGCCATGAACGAGCCCGAGCATCTCGAAGCGGTGCTCGAGGCCGGCGCGGACGATTACATCGCCAAGCCGATCGCGCAGAAGCTGATGAACGTCCGCCTCGCCGTCGCCGAGCGGCGCGTGCACAACATCCTGGCGCACAAGGAAGCGGAGGAGCAGCGCCGGCTGCTGGCCACGGCGGTCCGCAGTTCCGGAGAAGGGATGTTTATCACGACCGCGGATCTCGACGACGACAGCACGCACATCGTCTACGCGAACGAGAGCATGGCCGCGATGGCCGGCTACGCGACCGACGAGCTGATGAACCAGCCGCTGGACATCTTCGAGGGGCCCGAGACGAATCGCGACGTGCTCACGGAGATGCGAAGCCATCTGGTGCGCGGCGACGCCTTTTCGGCGGAGATCGTGCTGTACAAGAAGGACCGGAGCCGCTTCCTCGTCCGCTGGCAGATCTCCCCGGTCCGCGACGACACCGGCCGGATCACCCATTATGTATCCGTTCAGCGCGACATCACGGAGACGCGCCGGCTCGAACGCGAACTCGTCGAGATAAGCGAACGCGAGCAGCGCCGCATCGGGCGGGACCTGCACGACGGCCTCGGCCAGCAGCTGACCGGCCTCGCGTTCATGGCGCGCAGCCTCGAACGCAAGCTGCAGGAACTGGACGAGGATGCCGCCCGCGCCGCGATGACGATCGCCGAACTGGTGAACGACACGAAATCCCAGGCCCGCATCCTCGCGCGCGGCCTCGTCACGGTCGACCTCTCCGGCACCGGCATCGTCCGCGCGCTGGAGGATCTGGCCGCCAATACCGAACAGATGGCCAGCATCCATTGCACCGCCGATTGCCATCTGGACACCCCCCTGTGGGATGAAACGGTAGCCACCCATCTGTACCGCATCTGCCAGGAAGCCGTCAACAATGCGATCAAGCACAGCGGTGCCACGCACGTGAACATCGAACTGAATCAGGACGGCGATCAGCTGTTGCTGGCGGTTCGGGACAACGGAGCCGGCATCACGACCGCCGACAGGGCCCGGGAAGGCATGGGCCTGCGGATCATGGCCTTCCGCGCGCAGATGATTAACGCCATGCTAAATATCCGAAACCGAGAACAAGGCGGTACGCTCGTGCTTTGCAGTCTTGTATATCCAGGTGTTTTAGCGCATACTGAAGAACCTGTCACCTCTTAA
- a CDS encoding response regulator transcription factor, translating to MYGSMQHSSYDTVAISASIPTKEPIRKRILVVDDHPIVRQGLAQFINQERDMTVCAEASDGFEAMTAIEQASPDLVIVDIQMEGINGMDLVRNVKAQYPDLPVLMLSMHDESLYAERALRAGARGYVMKQEDPRNVIHAIRRVLRGEVYVSDQAASKILKLLSGGADHASPVDRLSNRELEVLRMIGEGYRTRHIAEKLTLSTKTVESYKARLKQKILLKDAAELARYAAEWVKSTRKM from the coding sequence ATGTATGGATCCATGCAGCACAGCTCCTACGATACCGTAGCGATATCCGCTTCCATTCCGACGAAGGAGCCGATTCGCAAACGCATTCTCGTGGTCGACGACCACCCCATCGTTCGGCAGGGCCTCGCCCAGTTCATCAACCAGGAGCGCGACATGACCGTCTGCGCCGAGGCGTCCGACGGATTCGAGGCCATGACGGCGATCGAACAGGCTTCGCCGGACCTCGTGATCGTCGACATCCAGATGGAGGGGATCAACGGGATGGATCTCGTGCGCAACGTGAAGGCGCAGTATCCCGATTTGCCCGTGTTGATGCTCTCGATGCATGACGAGAGTCTGTACGCCGAGCGCGCGCTCCGCGCCGGCGCGCGCGGCTACGTCATGAAGCAGGAGGACCCGCGCAACGTGATCCACGCCATCCGGCGCGTGCTTCGCGGCGAGGTGTACGTGAGCGACCAGGCGGCCTCCAAGATCCTCAAGCTGCTCTCCGGCGGCGCGGACCATGCCTCGCCCGTGGATCGCCTCAGCAACCGCGAGCTGGAGGTCCTTCGCATGATCGGCGAAGGCTACCGCACCCGCCACATCGCCGAAAAGCTGACGCTGAGCACCAAGACCGTCGAATCCTACAAAGCGCGACTCAAACAGAAAATCCTGCTGAAGGACGCGGCCGAACTGGCGCGTTACGCCGCCGAATGGGTCAAGAGCACCCGGAAGATGTGA
- the gyrA gene encoding DNA gyrase subunit A: MEQDQNRIIPINIEDEMKSSYIDYSMSVIVSRALPDVRDGLKPVHRRVLYGMSELGMTPGAAYKKSARIVGEVLGKYHPHGDSAVYDTMVRMAQDFSMRYPLVDGQGNFGSVDGDSAAAMRYTEARMTRLADEMLKDIGKETVDFQENFDGSLMEPQVLPAAIPNLLVNGTDGIAVGMATKIPPHNLGEVVDGIVAYIDNNDIEIKELMNFIPAPDFPTGGTIYGYAGVQSAYLTGRGRVVIRAKIREEEMAGGRAALIIDEIPYQVNKSALLEKIAFLVREKRIEGISDLRDESDRDGMRVVVELKRDAVPLVVQNQLYKFTACQQTFGVNVVALVDGRPRTLNLKDMIRHYVDHRHEVVVRRTQYELRKAEERAHVLRGLVIALDHLDAVITIIRYSPDTDAARTNLMQGVFPEQLTPAQLERFGLPTHGNPLFELSEIQAQAILDLRLSRLTGLERQKIEDELRDVLAEIDRLKGILDSRELRMQIIKDELLVIKEKYGDARRTDIDYTGGGDIIIEDLIEADQVVVTISHQGLIKRTSTSEFRQQGRGGVGQRGSGMRDEDFVEHLFTSFNHDYLLFFTDHGKCYWLRVFEIPEGGRTSKGRSIRNLIQTSPEDRIRAVLAVSKPDFQSDEFLNSHFVMMATLKGQVKKTSLEAFSRPRIDGIIAIAIDEGDQLLEAQITGGDAHILIASSSGRSVRFHENDARPMGRNTRGVRGIALQANEQVVGMTVFENDDDRSVLAISANGYGKRSPLDDYRIQSRGGKGILTMKTTPKTGPLVSLKGVHDTDDLMIVTTNGIMIRMDVAAIRMLGRNTQGVRLISIRDQDAIADVTRIAFFEDEEAIEGVEGVLPAGDDDPAPDDAPEADEAEA, translated from the coding sequence ATGGAGCAAGATCAGAATCGGATCATCCCGATCAACATCGAGGACGAGATGAAGTCCTCGTACATCGATTATTCGATGTCGGTCATCGTGAGCCGGGCCCTCCCCGATGTGCGCGACGGCCTCAAGCCGGTGCACCGGCGCGTGCTCTACGGGATGAGCGAACTGGGGATGACGCCGGGCGCGGCGTACAAAAAAAGCGCGCGTATCGTCGGTGAAGTGCTGGGTAAGTACCACCCGCATGGCGACTCGGCGGTGTACGACACGATGGTCCGCATGGCGCAGGACTTCTCGATGCGCTACCCGCTCGTCGACGGCCAGGGCAACTTCGGCTCCGTCGACGGCGACTCGGCCGCCGCCATGCGATACACCGAAGCCCGCATGACGCGTCTCGCCGACGAGATGCTGAAGGATATCGGCAAGGAGACGGTCGATTTCCAGGAAAACTTCGACGGCTCGCTGATGGAGCCGCAGGTGTTGCCGGCGGCCATCCCGAACCTGCTCGTCAACGGCACCGACGGCATCGCCGTCGGCATGGCCACCAAGATCCCGCCCCACAACCTCGGTGAAGTCGTCGACGGCATCGTCGCCTATATCGACAACAACGACATCGAGATCAAGGAGCTGATGAACTTCATCCCGGCGCCGGACTTTCCGACCGGGGGCACGATCTATGGATATGCCGGGGTTCAGAGCGCCTACCTCACGGGGCGTGGGCGCGTCGTCATCCGGGCCAAGATCCGGGAAGAAGAGATGGCCGGCGGGCGCGCCGCGCTCATCATCGACGAGATCCCCTACCAGGTCAACAAGAGCGCCCTGCTCGAAAAGATCGCCTTTCTCGTCCGCGAGAAACGCATCGAGGGCATCAGCGACCTCCGCGACGAAAGCGACCGCGACGGCATGCGCGTGGTCGTCGAACTCAAGCGGGACGCCGTCCCGCTCGTGGTTCAGAATCAGCTCTACAAATTCACGGCCTGTCAGCAGACCTTCGGCGTCAACGTCGTGGCGCTGGTGGACGGCCGGCCGCGGACGCTGAATCTGAAGGACATGATCCGGCACTACGTCGACCACCGCCACGAGGTCGTCGTTCGCCGGACCCAGTACGAACTGCGCAAGGCCGAGGAACGGGCGCACGTCCTCCGCGGCCTCGTCATCGCGCTCGACCACCTCGACGCGGTGATCACGATCATCCGCTACTCGCCGGATACCGACGCCGCGCGGACGAACCTGATGCAGGGGGTCTTCCCCGAGCAGCTCACGCCGGCGCAGCTCGAACGCTTCGGCCTGCCCACACACGGCAATCCGCTCTTCGAACTCTCCGAGATCCAGGCCCAGGCGATTCTGGACCTGCGCCTGAGCCGGCTCACCGGCCTCGAGCGCCAGAAGATCGAAGACGAACTGCGCGACGTCCTCGCCGAAATCGACCGCCTCAAGGGCATCCTCGACAGCCGCGAACTGCGGATGCAGATCATCAAGGATGAACTGCTCGTCATCAAGGAAAAATACGGCGACGCGCGGCGGACGGACATCGACTACACGGGTGGGGGCGACATCATCATCGAGGACCTCATCGAGGCCGACCAGGTGGTGGTGACGATATCCCATCAGGGCCTGATCAAACGCACCAGCACGTCCGAATTCCGCCAGCAGGGTCGCGGCGGCGTCGGGCAGCGGGGCAGCGGGATGCGCGACGAGGACTTCGTGGAGCACCTCTTCACGTCGTTCAACCACGACTATCTGCTGTTCTTCACCGACCATGGTAAGTGCTACTGGCTGCGGGTCTTCGAAATCCCGGAGGGCGGACGCACCAGCAAGGGACGCTCCATCCGGAATCTCATCCAGACGTCGCCCGAAGACCGCATCCGCGCCGTGCTCGCCGTCAGCAAGCCGGACTTCCAGTCGGACGAGTTCCTCAACAGCCATTTCGTGATGATGGCCACGCTCAAGGGGCAGGTCAAGAAAACCTCGCTCGAGGCGTTCAGCCGGCCTCGCATCGACGGCATCATCGCCATCGCGATCGACGAGGGCGACCAGCTCCTCGAAGCCCAGATCACCGGCGGCGACGCGCACATCCTCATTGCCTCCTCGAGCGGACGCAGTGTCCGGTTCCACGAGAACGACGCCCGGCCGATGGGCCGCAACACGCGCGGCGTGCGCGGCATCGCGCTCCAGGCGAACGAACAGGTGGTGGGCATGACGGTGTTCGAGAACGACGACGACCGTTCCGTGCTCGCGATCAGCGCCAACGGATACGGCAAACGGAGTCCGCTCGACGACTACCGCATCCAGAGCCGCGGCGGCAAGGGCATCCTGACGATGAAGACCACGCCGAAGACGGGGCCGCTCGTTTCCCTCAAGGGCGTCCACGACACGGACGACCTGATGATCGTGACGACGAACGGCATCATGATCCGCATGGACGTCGCCGCGATCCGCATGCTGGGCCGCAACACGCAGGGCGTGCGCCTGATCAGCATCCGCGATCAGGATGCCATCGCCGACGTGACCCGCATCGCGTTCTTCGAGGACGAAGAGGCGATCGAAGGCGTGGAAGGCGTCCTGCCGGCCGGCGACGATGACCCGGCTCCGGACGATGCGCCGGAGGCCGACGAAGCGGAAGCGTAG
- a CDS encoding T9SS type A sorting domain-containing protein, which yields MRRTFLPALLLASATLVPVQAQSLTSAQARYHIAPPPEAVCILKAVPEDLGVSFGPRTTPGKAGAASATFSVNYLDAAMDDPWPQEAKDAFDYALGIWATHIESAVPIAVDATWAGLGGCDLNQSVTLGSAGPTFFISDFGAGEADTYYPIAQVEAMIGSNFVPGSADIIARFNRACDDPGSPLWYFGTDANPGPNQVDFVSVVLHEIGHGLGFTGTADVDDGLGSGGSIECDGTAGHGCFSDPPSIYDRFTTNAATSGVSLLETGSFPMNSTTLGDALQGGSGAGVFFDGPAARYAHGAGGPRLFAPAEWDAGSSFAHLDESSFHNTANALMTPALNSNEAVHLPGPIVCGIFQDMGWPLGSDCLDLLPVELTRFEAIANGRSARLTWSTASETNNAGFEVEYRTTDGAFASLGFVPGAGTTSEPRSYAFTTPRLTPGSHRFRLRQVDFDGGFTYSRERDVTILATEAYEVSAAFPNPFNPQTQLTVAVQSAQRVRVSLYNVLGARVLDLEDAPLDANRSHTFTLDAAGLPSGLYLVRVIGETFTDTQTVTLLK from the coding sequence ATGCGACGAACTTTTTTGCCGGCGCTGTTGCTTGCCAGCGCCACGCTTGTGCCTGTCCAGGCGCAATCCCTGACGTCCGCCCAGGCCCGATACCACATCGCCCCTCCGCCTGAAGCGGTCTGTATTCTCAAAGCCGTACCCGAAGATCTGGGCGTTTCGTTCGGCCCCCGCACGACGCCGGGCAAAGCCGGCGCGGCGTCGGCTACGTTCAGCGTCAACTACCTCGATGCGGCCATGGACGACCCCTGGCCCCAGGAAGCCAAGGATGCCTTCGACTATGCGCTGGGCATCTGGGCCACGCACATCGAGTCGGCCGTGCCCATCGCCGTCGATGCGACGTGGGCCGGCCTCGGTGGGTGCGATCTCAACCAGAGCGTGACGCTCGGATCCGCCGGTCCCACGTTTTTCATCAGCGACTTCGGCGCCGGCGAGGCGGACACCTACTACCCGATCGCCCAGGTCGAGGCCATGATCGGATCCAACTTCGTCCCCGGATCCGCCGACATCATCGCCCGCTTCAACCGGGCCTGCGACGACCCGGGGTCCCCGCTCTGGTATTTCGGCACCGACGCCAACCCCGGCCCGAACCAGGTGGATTTCGTCAGCGTGGTGCTCCACGAAATCGGCCACGGGCTCGGCTTCACGGGCACGGCGGACGTCGATGACGGCCTCGGAAGCGGCGGCTCCATCGAATGCGACGGCACCGCCGGCCATGGCTGCTTCTCCGACCCGCCCAGCATCTACGACCGTTTCACGACGAACGCCGCCACGTCGGGCGTTTCGTTGCTCGAGACGGGCTCCTTCCCGATGAACTCGACGACGCTCGGTGACGCCCTCCAGGGCGGATCGGGCGCCGGCGTCTTTTTCGACGGCCCCGCCGCCCGCTATGCTCACGGCGCCGGCGGCCCGAGGCTCTTCGCGCCGGCGGAATGGGATGCCGGATCGAGCTTCGCGCACCTCGACGAGTCGTCGTTCCATAACACGGCGAACGCCCTCATGACGCCGGCGCTGAACAGCAACGAGGCGGTCCATCTGCCGGGCCCGATCGTCTGCGGCATCTTTCAGGACATGGGGTGGCCGCTGGGCAGCGACTGCCTCGACCTCCTCCCCGTAGAGCTGACGCGCTTCGAGGCCATCGCCAACGGGCGCTCCGCCCGGTTGACCTGGAGTACGGCCAGCGAAACGAACAACGCCGGCTTTGAGGTCGAGTACCGCACGACGGACGGCGCGTTCGCCTCGCTCGGGTTTGTCCCCGGCGCCGGCACGACGTCCGAACCCCGTTCGTATGCCTTCACGACACCCCGGCTGACGCCCGGCAGCCACCGTTTCCGGCTCCGCCAGGTCGATTTCGACGGAGGCTTCACCTACAGCCGCGAGCGCGACGTGACCATCCTGGCCACCGAAGCCTACGAGGTGTCCGCCGCCTTCCCGAACCCGTTTAACCCGCAGACCCAGCTTACCGTGGCGGTGCAATCCGCCCAGCGCGTGCGCGTCTCGCTGTACAATGTGCTCGGGGCCCGCGTCCTCGACCTGGAAGACGCGCCGCTCGACGCCAACCGGTCACATACGTTCACCCTCGACGCCGCCGGCCTTCCCAGCGGTCTCTACCTCGTCCGCGTTATCGGCGAGACGTTTACCGACACGCAGACCGTGACGCTGCTGAAGTAG